In a genomic window of Tripterygium wilfordii isolate XIE 37 chromosome 8, ASM1340144v1, whole genome shotgun sequence:
- the LOC120004598 gene encoding uncharacterized protein LOC120004598, with translation MLYTCLALFFSTRADHIPWAFIKYIENLDNVKQYNWSKAICDNLLDSIKKNIKSPTKVTGCVTIMSYWFCEHTEVFTPVNATIFPRFLKWDISGWPKDFKAQYIDIIMEDKVIEAGLEMNDEEKNLIESELQLSNLEASNKTPSFSDVPSASDNSTSETESSNTPERHNIVNQSSQSAEDIESPVVRLGSGGKNLMQSSEEPSPENMAASHVHHESTRKKDKSMVRIIELEKEKNDAKEEVERLKNDLLIQTKKIEVKQSEVEELRMELWYQIKNNEKLNVELENVISSKIVIEKGYQLMVDETAKLKSEVQALIAAREVKQNEDNIEVDDATNEKENAEEDRIVENIIANIVISDYVSNVKDNTPKKLATYQRKPASTSMVRRIKTKKRIEREDSDFEYDLKKKLNQNKKAKILVEQNELAACNVEDYNIPEKTISLKEVQTKSGVYRFLSTRDKKKLTDVAQLGKNNTVVWSGDNFLVWSDIISLVNGNMVSSNIINAQIEYLTRKQGKVIAPHPTQVRTASIAITSSCMAFIRMKRDDLLQKCIVEKLKNQDERYRYYIFPIHAAGNHEVANHWTTLVLDTEDGLWLHYNSILPRNRKCRDPYLTDVDELIKYYYEVFPMPSGSQYDREELITMWDTPQQSATSVDCGIICMYVIDCLFNKTSIAKKLTKTEINKFRANLVQTFLNDDPHSWDVDGDNLTDLMK, from the exons ATGTTGTACACGTGTCTTGCGCTATTTTTTTCAACAAGAGCTGATCACATTCCTTGGGCATTCATCAAATACATTGAGAACCTAGACAATGTGAAGCAATACAATTGGTCAAAGGCAATCTGCGATAATCTCTTGGATTCAATCAAGAAGAACATAAAATCTCCCACAAAAGTGACTGGATGTGTCACTATTATGTCG TATTGGTTTTGCGAGCACACTGAAGTGTTCACACCAGTTAATGCAACAATTTTCCCAAGATTCTTAAAATGGGACATTAGTGGATGGCCAAAGGATTTCAAGGCACAATACATAGACATCATTATGGAGGACAAG GTGATTGAAGCTGGATTGGAAATGAATGATGAAGAGAAAAATTTAATTGAAAGCGAGCTTCAATTATCAAACTTGGAAGCTTCAAATAAAACTCCTAGCTTTAGTGATGTTCCGAGTGCATCCGACAATTCTACATCTGAAACTGAATCGTCAAATACTCCAGAACGTCACAACATTGTCAATCAATCCAGTCAATCAGCAGAAGATATTGAGTCGCCTGTGGTCCGGCTTGGTTCAGGTGGCAAAAATCTTATGCAAAGCAGTGAAGAGCCATCTCCAGAAAACATGGCAGCATCTCATGTCCATCATGAATCAACTAGAAAGAAAGACAAATCAATGGTAAGAATAATTGAActtgaaaaagagaagaatgaTGCTAAGGAGGAAGTTGAAAGGTTGAAGAATGACCTTctgattcaaacaaaaaaaattgaggtaaAGCAATCTGAGGTGGAAGAATTAAGGATGGAATTGTGGTATCAAATCAAGAACAATGAGAAGCTAAATGTGGAACTTGAGAATGTGATTTCTTCCAAAATTGTCATTGAAAAAGGCTATCAATTGATGGTTGATGAAACCGCAAAGTTAAAGTCAGAAGTTCAGGCACTAATTGCAGCGCGTGAAGTTAAACAGAATGAAGATAATATAGAAGTTGATGATGCTACAAATGAGAAGGAAAATGCTGAGGAGGACAGGATTGTGGAGAATATCATTGCAAACATTGTTATCTCTGATTATGTATCAAATGTGAAGGATAATACCCCCAAGAAATTGGCAACGTATCAACGAAAACCAGCATCTACATCAATGGTGAGGcgtataaaaacaaaaaagcgcATAGAAAGAGAAGACTCtgattttgagtatgatttgaagaaaaagttaaatcaaaacaagaaggCAAAGATTCTTGTTGAGCAGAATGAGTTGGCTGCTTGCAATGTGGAGGATTACAATATACCTGAGAAGACCATCTCTCTAAAGGAAGTGCAAACAAAGTCGGGGGTTTACCGGTTCTTATCAACTagagacaaaaaaaagttgACGGATGTTGCTCAGCTTGGAAAAAATAA CACTGTGGTATGGTCGGGAGATAATTTCCTCGTGTGGAGTGACATAATTTCTCTTGTGAATGGCAACATGGTGTCAAGCAAT ATAATTAATGCACAAATTGAATATTTGACAAGGAAACAAGGGAAAGTGATAGCTCCTCATCCTACACAAGTTAGAACAGCTTCAATTGCCATAACCAGTTCTTGCATGGCATTCATTAGGATGAAAAGAGATGATCTCCTCCAAAAGTGTATCGTAGAGAAACTGAAGAACCAAGATGAGCGATACAGATATTACATTTTCCCCATTCATGCTGCCGGAAACCATGAAGTTGCCAATCATTGGACGACCTTAGTTTTGGACACTGAGGATGGATTATGGCTCCATTACAACTCAATTCTCCCTAGGAATAGAAAATGCAGAGATCCGTACCTGACGGACGTTGATGAATTG ATCAAATATTATTACGAGGTCTTTCCAATGCCATCTGGAAGTCAATACGATCGTGAAGAACTGATTACAATGTGGGACACACCCCAACAATCAGCTACCTC GGTGGATTGTGGTATAATTTGCATGTACGTGATCGATTGCCTATTCAACAAAACAAGCATTGCCAAGAAACTTACCAAAACAGAAATAAACAAGTTTCGGGCCAACCTAGTGCAGACCTTTCTGAATGACGATCCACATAGTTGGGATGTTGATGGAGACAATCTCACTGATTTGATGAAATAG
- the LOC120003564 gene encoding protein FAR1-RELATED SEQUENCE 5-like: MEFTLKDNDHDQLDHVDSVDVLTPMIGMLFDSVDDLFNFYKDFGQHNGFSVKRRSISKDSSGMYKYLVFTCGRSDKFYSHSKNSICHRAFSKNECKARIAGRLSINGKWEITQFNNNHNHELSPSQSRYFRCNREINPCVKRQLEINDMAGIRPNKSHNACVIGAGGHENLPFLERDTRNLISKVRRMRLGEGDAVAVQNYFLKMQSNNEGFFSLIDWDDDGRLKNVFWADPRSRAAYKEFGDVVTFDTTYLTNKYDMPFAPFVGVNHHGHSILLGCGLISSEDTETFVWLFRTWLACMGGVAPQGIITDQDRAMKNAIRVVFPDTKHRLCLWHIMKKVPEKLGSHIEYDGIRRLLTGAIYDSQSIYEFEDSWHMLISFYQLEDNVWLSSLYAERELWVPIFVKKYFWAGMSTTGRSESMNAFFDGYVNSKTTLKQFVEQYSNALRKKIEKESQADFDSFHKQLSCATFYDMEKQIQKLYTVQKFLEFQKELTGMMYCGFKSIDERECSTHYVLYEDVVFGEGGKKKVMFDVMYDGEDVNCSCLSFEFRGIVCRHALVVFIARDIFVLPDKYVLTRWRKDVRRCHSRVKINYDGWTLSNEQRRYDDMCRSFSQLADVAADNEGYFVNVMQWIKVSLKNMTPNSYVSLVPGSSNPNDPIVRRGKGRPRSVMKRRIFKRRSTGSSSGAAGSSRTNDISVF, translated from the exons ATGGAGTTCACTCTGAAGGATAATGACCATGACCAATTAGATCATGTGGATAGTGTAGATGTTCTCACGCCGATGATTGGGATGTTGTTTGATTCTGTGGATGACTTGTTCAATTTTTATAAGGATTTTGGTCAACACAATGGGTTTTCTGTTAAGAGGAGATCCATAAGTAAGGATAGTAGTGGGATGTACAAATATTTGGTATTTACGTGTGGTAGGTCTGACAAATTTTATAGTCATTCGAAGAATTCTATTTGTCATCGTGCATTCTCTAAGAATGAATGCAAGGCTAGGATTGCTGGACGGCTTTCTATTAATGGTAAGTGGGAGATAACTCAGTTTAACAATAATCACAACCACGAATTAAGTCCAAGCCAATCAAGATATTTTAGGTGCAATAGGGAAATTAACCCATGTGTGAAAAGGCAGCTGGAGATTAATGATATGGCAGGGATTAGGCCGAACAAGAGTCATAATGCTTGTGTTATTGGAGCTGGTGGTCATGAAAATTTACCATTTCTTGAGAGAGATACTCGTAACCTTATTTCTAAAGTAAGGCGTATGCGTCTTGGTGAAGGTGATGCTGTTGCAGTTCAGAATTATTTCCTTAAAATGCAATCTAACAACGAGGGGttcttttctttgattgattGGGATGATGATGGGAGATTGAAGAATGTTTTCTGGGCTGATCCACGTAGTAGGGCAGCATACAAAGAATTTGGTGATGTTGTGACGTTTGATACGACATACCTCACCAACAAGTATGACATGCCATTTGCTCCATTTGTTGGTGTTAACCACCATGGTCATTCTATACTTCTCGGTTGTGGTCTCATATCTTCGGAAGATACAGAAACATTTGTTTGGTTATTCAGGACATGGCTAGCTTGTATGGGAGGTGTTGCTCCTCAAGGTATAATAACTGACCAAGATAGGGCAATGAAAAATGCTATAAGAGTTGTATTCCCAGATACCAAGCATAGATTGTGCCTGTGGCATATAATGAAGAAAGTGCCGGAGAAGTTAGGTTCTCACATAGAATACGATGGCATAAGACGGTTGTTGACTGGAGCCATCTACGATTCTCAGAGCATATACGAATTCGAAG ATTCTTGGCATATGTTGATTTCATTTTATCAGTTGGAAGATAATGTTTGGTTGTCTTCTTTGTACGCCGAGAGGGAGTTGTGGGTACCTATCTTTGTGAAGAAATATTTTTGGGCTGGAATGTCTACAACAGGGCGAAGCGAGAGCATGAATGCATTTTTTGATGGATATGTGAATTCGAAGACGACATTGAAACAATTTGTGGAACAATACAGTAATGCTCTTAGGAAAAAGATTGAGAAGGAAAGTCAAGCTGATTTTGATTCCTTCCACAAGCAACTATCTTGTGCTACATTCTATGATATGGAGAAGCAGATTCAAAAACTGTATACTGTGCAAAAGTTTTTGGAGTTTCAAAAAGAATTGACTGGAATGATGTATTgtggatttaaatcaattgacGAAAGGGAATGCTCGACTCATTACGTATTATATGAAGATGTTGTGTTTGGTGAAGGTGGTAAGAAGAAGGTTATGTTTGATGTGATGTATGATGGTGAGGACGTTAATTGTTCATGTTTGAGTTTCGAGTTCAGAGGAATTGTTTGCAGGCATGCGCTAGTTGTGTTTATTGCTAGGGATATTTTTGTACTCCCAGACAAATATGTGCTTACGCGGTGGAGGAAAGATGTAAGGAGGTGTCATTCACGTGTGAAGATTAATTATGATGGTTGGACATTATCCAATGAACAACGCCGTTACGATGATATGTGTAGATCTTTTTCTCAGTTGGCTGATGTGGCTGCTGACAATGAAGGTTATTTTGTTAATGTAATGCAGTGGATTAAAGTTTCATTGAAGAATATGACACCAAATTCATATGTGTCATTGGTCCCGGGATCCTCTAATCCAAATGATCCAATTGTCAGAAGAGGGAAAGGACGTCCACGTAGTGTAATGAAGCGGAGGATATTCAAAAGGAGGAGCACGGGGAGTAGCAGTGGTGCAGCTGGATCGTCAAGAACAAATGATATTTCTGTGTTTTGA
- the LOC120004102 gene encoding zinc finger protein ZAT10-like, giving the protein MALEALNSPNTTPNPFNAAYEDSDIKRKRSKRQRSESLAPASPTEDEYLALCLIMLARGNNNSDDNNEAVTVAQPQPPPSSLKLSYKCTVCGKAFPSYQALGGHKASHRKSSSGVDNSNNDHPSSSTTTVTAASSGRAHECSICHKSFPTGQALGGHKRCHYDGSNSNNNNNNNGSVVTSSSSQGLSQHQHQQRGFDLNLPALEMESAWEGHVIMDGPCDEEVESPLSTKKPRLLFNREGSLN; this is encoded by the coding sequence ATGGCTCTTGAAGCACTTAACTCCCCAAATACCACACCGAATCCTTTCAATGCTGCCTATGAAGACTCCGACATCAAGCGCAAACGCTCAAAACGACAGCGTAGCGAGTCCCTTGCTCCTGCTTCACCCACCGAGGATGAGTACCTCGCTCTCTGCCTTATCATGCTCGCACGTGGCAACAATAACAGCGACGACAACAACGAGGCAGTGACAGTGGCTCAGCCGCAGCCGCCGCCTTCGAGTTTGAAATTGTCGTACAAGTGCACTGTGTGCGGCAAGGCCTTCCCTTCTTACCAAGCACTCGGCGGCCACAAGGCCAGCCACCGGAAATCCTCTTCTGGTGTCGATAACAGTAATAACGATCATCCTTCCAGCAGCACAACAACCGTGACCGCCGCCTCGAGTGGTAGGGCCCACGAGTGCTCTATCTGCCACAAGAGTTTCCCGACCGGCCAGGCTCTCGGTGGACACAAGCGATGCCATTATGACGGTTCCAATAgcaataacaacaacaacaacaacggaAGTGTGGTGACGTCATCGTCGAGTCAAGGGTTGagccagcaccagcaccagcagcGCGGCTTTGACTTGAACTTGCCGGCTTTGGAGATGGAATCGGCTTGGGAAGGACACGTCATCATGGATGGTCCCTGCGACGAGGAGGTGGAGAGTCCCCTGTCGACCAAGAAACCGCGTTTATTGTTTAATCGTGAAGGATCGTTGAATTAG